A window of Eikenella corrodens contains these coding sequences:
- the nudB gene encoding dihydroneopterin triphosphate diphosphatase, producing MNRPAYKRPESVLVVLHDGQGRALMLERVSPPGFWQSVTGSLEEGETPFATALREVAEETGILLAPEDLKDWHTQNEYEIYEHWRHRYAPGVTRNTEHVFSARIPAASPVRLSAREHRAHRWLPLAEAARLAFSPSNREALLRLAAETEGRLPEKLTAPPL from the coding sequence ATGAACCGCCCCGCCTACAAACGCCCCGAATCCGTGCTCGTGGTGCTGCACGACGGGCAAGGCCGCGCCCTGATGCTCGAGCGCGTGTCCCCGCCCGGCTTTTGGCAATCCGTAACCGGCAGCCTGGAAGAAGGCGAAACCCCGTTTGCCACCGCCCTGCGCGAAGTGGCCGAAGAAACCGGCATCCTGCTCGCGCCGGAAGATCTCAAAGACTGGCACACGCAAAACGAATACGAAATCTACGAACACTGGCGCCACCGCTACGCCCCCGGCGTTACCCGCAACACCGAACACGTCTTCTCCGCCCGCATCCCTGCCGCCAGCCCCGTGCGCCTTTCCGCGCGCGAACACCGCGCCCACCGCTGGCTGCCGCTGGCCGAAGCCGCCCGTCTCGCCTTTTCCCCCTCCAACCGCGAAGCATTGTTGCGTCTGGCCGCCGAAACCGAAGGCAGGCTACCTGAAAAATTGACTGCCCCACCGCTTTGA
- a CDS encoding AzlC family ABC transporter permease — MYHSTTFAEFRRGIIEAVPILIGVMPFGLILGTRAAQQGMSWLEVVLMMGLNFAGGSEFAAVSLWRSPLPVLLIVGTTFLINSRHILMGVAFIPFVRHLPLKKLLPVLFFMTDESWAMSLADAGKRQQAGLPAFSLLYYFGTATALYLLWITCGFIGARFGYLLGNVENLGFGMAFPAVFLVLIRGMWRTWRAALPWLASLISAAGVYLLSPHNGWYVLAGTFVGLAWAFFDQGAQHD; from the coding sequence ATGTATCATTCCACCACTTTTGCCGAATTCCGACGCGGTATTATCGAAGCCGTCCCTATCCTGATAGGCGTGATGCCGTTCGGGCTGATTTTGGGCACTCGGGCGGCGCAGCAGGGGATGAGCTGGCTGGAGGTGGTGCTGATGATGGGGCTGAACTTTGCGGGCGGTTCTGAATTTGCCGCAGTCAGTTTGTGGCGGAGTCCACTGCCCGTTCTGCTGATTGTCGGCACTACTTTTCTCATTAACAGCCGGCATATTTTGATGGGCGTGGCATTTATCCCGTTTGTCCGGCATTTGCCATTGAAGAAGCTGTTGCCGGTATTGTTCTTTATGACCGATGAAAGTTGGGCGATGAGCCTAGCCGATGCCGGGAAGCGGCAGCAGGCAGGGCTGCCTGCGTTTAGTCTACTTTACTATTTCGGCACGGCTACTGCATTGTATTTGCTGTGGATAACTTGCGGCTTCATCGGTGCTCGATTTGGCTATTTGCTTGGGAATGTGGAAAACTTGGGTTTCGGTATGGCTTTCCCGGCCGTGTTTCTAGTGCTGATACGGGGAATGTGGCGCACTTGGCGGGCGGCCTTGCCGTGGCTGGCCAGCTTGATAAGTGCTGCCGGTGTTTACCTCTTATCGCCGCACAACGGCTGGTATGTGCTGGCCGGCACGTTTGTTGGCTTGGCGTGGGCGTTTTTCGACCAAGGGGCACAGCATGATTAG
- a CDS encoding OmpA family protein, with protein MMKRLTVLTLAATFALNGCVTDPVTGQQTISKTALYGLGGAAACGAIGAITHGSKGARNAALGCGVVGAGVGGYMDLQERRLRQELANTPVEVERKGDQIKLTMPSGVTFATNSASLSPDAVNSLNTVANVLTQYPETTITVAGHTDNTGNDRINNPLSENRARSVAGYLTGRGVAASRISTVGYGSRSPVADNSTESGRAQNRRVEILINPTTQAGQQQ; from the coding sequence ATGATGAAACGTCTGACTGTATTAACCCTAGCCGCCACCTTTGCCCTGAACGGCTGCGTTACCGACCCGGTTACCGGTCAGCAAACCATTTCCAAAACCGCGCTCTACGGCCTCGGCGGCGCGGCGGCCTGCGGCGCCATCGGTGCCATCACGCACGGCAGTAAAGGCGCGCGCAATGCGGCATTGGGCTGCGGCGTGGTGGGCGCAGGCGTAGGCGGCTATATGGACCTTCAAGAGCGCCGTCTGCGCCAAGAGCTGGCCAACACGCCGGTGGAAGTGGAACGCAAAGGCGACCAAATCAAGCTGACCATGCCCAGCGGCGTTACCTTCGCCACCAACAGCGCCAGCCTGAGCCCGGACGCAGTCAATTCGCTCAACACCGTGGCCAATGTGCTGACGCAGTATCCGGAAACCACCATCACCGTGGCCGGACACACCGACAACACCGGCAACGACCGCATCAACAACCCCTTGTCTGAAAACCGCGCCCGCTCCGTTGCCGGTTATCTCACCGGCCGCGGTGTGGCTGCCAGCCGCATCAGCACCGTGGGCTACGGCTCACGCTCGCCGGTGGCCGACAACTCCACCGAAAGCGGCCGCGCACAAAACCGCCGTGTGGAAATCCTGATCAACCCCACCACCCAGGCAGGCCAGCAGCAGTAA
- a CDS encoding zinc-finger domain-containing protein yields MPYQAQPPIVITPADLPLHCSGPTHEAWNGHPRVFLPITSNGSIECPYCGSIYKLNGEVDRHH; encoded by the coding sequence ATGCCCTACCAAGCCCAACCCCCCATCGTCATCACCCCTGCCGACCTGCCCCTGCATTGCAGCGGCCCCACGCACGAGGCTTGGAATGGCCATCCGCGTGTATTTTTGCCGATTACTTCCAACGGCAGTATCGAATGCCCGTATTGCGGCAGCATCTATAAGCTCAACGGTGAAGTAGATCGGCATCACTAA
- a CDS encoding IS5 family transposase (programmed frameshift), which translates to MKYENLIQRSDSEFKRLTGVTPVLFHEMLQVTTEAESRKVKSGRPHTLGLADQLLLTLSYLRHYHTQLELAAIYGLSESNVCRTIRKTEDALIRCKRFSLPKHKNPGDQTVIIDVTESPIERPKKQRQYYSGKKRRHTVKIRVIYGRETEKIISIRTGMGARHDMRLAKRHLAELYPYKIVIADKGYQGLAKTGLQTPKKKSKRHPPDKQDKEANRRLGKLRTVIEHINRKLKIFKILSLPYRNRRKRFGLRANLIAGLVNAMG; encoded by the exons ATGAAATACGAAAACCTCATCCAAAGAAGCGATAGCGAATTCAAACGGCTCACAGGTGTAACGCCCGTCCTTTTTCACGAAATGCTGCAAGTCACCACAGAAGCAGAAAGCCGGAAGGTCAAGTCAGGCAGGCCGCATACGCTCGGTTTGGCAGACCAACTGCTGCTTACCCTAAGCTATCTGCGCCATTACCATACCCAACTCGAATTGGCCGCCATCTACGGCCTTTCCGAAAGCAATGTCTGCCGCACCATCCGTAAAACCGAGGACGCCCTCATCCGTTGCAAACGCTTCTCCCTGCCAAAGCACAAGAATCCGGGCGACCAAACGGTCATCATTGACGTTACCGAAAGCCCGATTGAACGT CCAAAAAAACAGCGGCAGTATTACAGCGGCAAGAAAAGGCGGCACACGGTTAAAATCCGGGTCATATACGGCAGGGAAACGGAAAAAATCATCAGCATCCGGACGGGGATGGGTGCCCGGCATGACATGCGTTTAGCCAAGAGGCACCTTGCAGAGCTTTATCCCTACAAAATAGTCATTGCGGATAAGGGTTATCAAGGATTGGCCAAAACCGGATTACAGACCCCGAAAAAGAAATCCAAACGTCATCCGCCGGACAAACAGGATAAAGAGGCGAACAGGCGGTTAGGCAAACTCAGAACCGTCATCGAGCACATCAACAGGAAACTGAAGATATTCAAAATATTGTCGCTGCCTTACCGCAACAGGCGGAAACGGTTCGGGTTAAGGGCAAATCTGATTGCAGGACTGGTTAATGCGATGGGATGA
- a CDS encoding AzlD family protein, translating to MISWTSLLAILGMLAVTYSTRLLGFFAFRNRVLSARAKRVMTAAPGCVLISVIAPHFVSNKPHELVALAITLLAASRLPMLPTVLIAVASSGLLGWLMAG from the coding sequence ATGATTAGTTGGACCTCTCTGCTGGCCATTTTGGGCATGCTGGCCGTAACCTACTCCACTCGGCTGCTCGGTTTTTTCGCCTTTCGCAACCGCGTGTTGTCGGCAAGGGCCAAGCGTGTGATGACTGCTGCCCCCGGTTGCGTGCTGATTTCGGTTATCGCACCCCATTTCGTGTCTAACAAACCGCATGAATTAGTGGCTCTGGCCATCACGCTATTGGCAGCCAGCCGCCTGCCGATGCTGCCCACCGTACTGATTGCCGTAGCCAGCAGCGGTTTGCTGGGCTGGCTGATGGCAGGATGA
- the pncC gene encoding nicotinamide-nucleotide amidase: MDTLLQEVTQQLAQRDETITCAESCTGGLLAAALTRLPGSSAWFETGFVTYSNHAKQQLLNVNATTLSHYGAVSEETVREMALGALIATKADYAISISGIAGPDGGSEDKPVGTVWFSLATKQRIWAKEQHFEGDREAIRTQAVRFALMLMKKYLER; the protein is encoded by the coding sequence ATGGATACCCTGCTGCAAGAAGTTACCCAACAACTCGCCCAACGCGACGAAACCATCACCTGCGCCGAATCCTGCACCGGCGGCCTGCTCGCCGCCGCGCTCACCCGCCTGCCCGGCAGTTCCGCCTGGTTTGAAACCGGCTTCGTCACCTACAGCAACCACGCCAAACAGCAGCTTCTCAACGTAAACGCCACCACCCTCAGCCACTACGGCGCGGTGAGCGAGGAAACCGTGCGCGAAATGGCGCTGGGCGCACTCATCGCCACCAAGGCCGACTACGCCATCAGCATTTCCGGCATCGCCGGCCCCGACGGCGGCAGCGAAGACAAACCCGTGGGCACGGTTTGGTTCAGCCTCGCCACCAAACAGCGCATCTGGGCCAAAGAGCAGCACTTCGAAGGCGACCGCGAAGCCATCCGCACCCAAGCCGTGCGCTTTGCCCTGATGCTGATGAAAAAGTATTTGGAGCGATAG
- a CDS encoding pseudouridine synthase — protein MQLTKYLQAQGIGSRKQCRRLIEQGRIEINGETAERPDAEIEPAQVQRLAIDGEEIAVIPLPHYYILLHKPAGYETSHNPRDYPSVFSLLPDHIRATEPQAVGRLDADTTGVLLITNDGAFNHRQTSPKHHVAKLYRATLKHPADESLCAALRQGVLLHDDNETVSAAAAELENPHSLLLTLTQGKYHQVKRMVAAAGNRVEALHRLRFGDWECGDLLPGQWRFIQPGD, from the coding sequence ATGCAACTGACCAAATACCTGCAAGCCCAAGGCATCGGCAGCCGCAAGCAATGCCGCCGACTCATCGAACAAGGCCGCATTGAAATCAACGGCGAAACCGCCGAACGGCCCGATGCCGAAATCGAGCCCGCCCAAGTGCAGCGCCTTGCCATCGACGGCGAAGAGATTGCCGTCATTCCCCTGCCGCACTACTACATCCTGCTGCACAAGCCCGCCGGCTACGAAACTTCGCACAACCCGCGCGACTACCCCAGCGTGTTTTCCCTGCTGCCCGACCACATCCGCGCCACCGAGCCGCAAGCCGTCGGGCGGCTCGATGCCGACACCACCGGCGTGCTGCTCATCACCAACGACGGCGCGTTCAACCACCGCCAAACCTCGCCCAAACACCATGTGGCCAAACTCTACCGCGCCACGCTCAAGCACCCGGCCGACGAAAGCCTGTGTGCCGCCTTGCGCCAAGGCGTGCTGCTGCACGACGACAACGAAACCGTATCCGCCGCCGCGGCCGAATTGGAAAACCCGCACAGCCTGCTGCTCACCCTCACCCAGGGCAAATACCACCAGGTAAAACGCATGGTGGCCGCCGCCGGCAATCGAGTGGAAGCCCTGCACCGCCTACGCTTCGGCGATTGGGAATGTGGGGATTTGCTGCCGGGGCAATGGCGCTTTATCCAGCCAGGGGATTGA
- the rplQ gene encoding 50S ribosomal protein L17, translated as MRHGNANRKLNRTSSHRAAMLRNMVNSLLTHETIVTTLPKAKELRRVVEPLITLGKKPSLANRRTAFNRTRDRDVVVKLFDELGTRFANRNGGYVRILKYGFRKGDNAPLALVQLTDLAAEDSNIEAA; from the coding sequence ATGCGTCATGGTAATGCCAACCGCAAATTAAACCGTACAAGCAGCCATCGTGCAGCAATGTTACGTAATATGGTTAACTCGCTTTTAACTCATGAAACTATCGTGACTACTTTGCCTAAGGCTAAAGAGTTGAGACGAGTAGTAGAGCCTTTGATTACTTTGGGTAAGAAGCCTTCTTTGGCTAATCGCCGTACTGCTTTTAATCGCACTCGCGACAGAGATGTTGTGGTGAAACTGTTCGACGAATTAGGTACTCGTTTTGCCAACCGCAATGGTGGTTATGTACGTATTTTGAAATATGGCTTCCGTAAGGGTGATAATGCGCCGTTGGCACTGGTTCAATTGACCGACTTGGCCGCAGAAGACTCAAATATTGAAGCAGCATAA
- the waaF gene encoding lipopolysaccharide heptosyltransferase II — MSKHILIISPSWIGDCVMTQPLYRRLHELHPGCQIDVFAPKWSMAVFERMPEINRILENPFAHGELQLRERWRLGKELARRGYDQVIVLPGSFKSALIARAGGIVQRTGYVGESRYLLLNDIRKLDKAALPLMVDRYTALAYPKGVPFEPRPGDFPRLAVSAAASAAAMQTHGLDNARPIAAFCPGAEYGPAKRWPPRHFAALAKRYAAKGHQIWLFGSAKDHETAEEVQRLSGSLCTNLCGRTSLSEAIDLLALAQIVVCNDSGLMHLAAALDRPLAAVYGSSSPEHTPPLSPYAQVVSLHLECSPCFKRECPLGHTDCLNKLDPELVHQAGCRAICSRFPEQMPETPAK; from the coding sequence ATGTCCAAACACATCCTTATCATCTCTCCTTCTTGGATTGGCGATTGCGTGATGACGCAGCCGCTCTACCGCCGCCTGCACGAACTGCACCCCGGCTGCCAGATCGACGTATTCGCGCCCAAGTGGTCGATGGCCGTGTTCGAGCGCATGCCCGAAATCAACCGGATTTTGGAAAACCCCTTCGCCCACGGCGAATTGCAGCTGCGCGAGCGTTGGCGGCTGGGCAAAGAGCTGGCGCGTCGCGGCTATGACCAAGTGATCGTGTTGCCCGGCTCGTTTAAATCTGCGCTGATTGCCCGCGCCGGCGGCATCGTGCAGCGCACCGGCTATGTGGGCGAGAGCCGCTATCTGCTGCTCAACGACATCCGCAAGCTGGATAAGGCCGCGTTGCCGCTGATGGTTGATCGTTACACCGCCTTGGCCTACCCGAAAGGCGTGCCGTTCGAACCGCGTCCCGGCGATTTCCCCCGCCTCGCCGTTTCCGCTGCCGCCAGCGCAGCCGCCATGCAGACACATGGTCTAGACAACGCCCGGCCAATCGCCGCCTTCTGCCCCGGCGCAGAATACGGCCCGGCCAAACGCTGGCCGCCGCGCCATTTTGCCGCATTGGCCAAACGCTATGCCGCCAAAGGCCATCAGATTTGGCTGTTCGGCTCGGCCAAAGACCACGAAACCGCCGAAGAAGTGCAGCGGCTTTCAGGTAGCCTCTGCACCAATTTGTGCGGGCGCACCAGCCTTTCTGAAGCCATCGATTTGCTTGCCCTAGCGCAAATCGTGGTGTGCAACGACAGCGGCCTGATGCACCTGGCTGCCGCGCTAGACCGCCCGCTGGCCGCCGTGTACGGCTCGTCCAGCCCCGAGCACACCCCGCCCCTGAGCCCGTACGCGCAGGTGGTGAGCCTGCACCTCGAGTGCAGCCCCTGCTTCAAACGCGAATGCCCGCTCGGCCACACCGACTGCCTCAACAAACTTGACCCGGAATTGGTGCACCAAGCAGGCTGCCGTGCCATCTGCTCCCGCTTCCCCGAACAAATGCCGGAAACCCCTGCAAAATGA
- a CDS encoding IS1595 family transposase: protein MDLKNKYQKCSKITEAKFRQILRLFALDLTASDTAKLTGISVRSVNSLYLKLRRRLADECGRQAPLYGIVELDESYFGAKRIRGKRGRGAGGKTIVFGILKRGDKVYTEIVPDASKATLQKVIRGRVGIESVINTDGWRGYQGLVDMGFAKHFRVHHGDNEFVRGTRHINDIESFWSYAKHRLVQFNGVPKHTFYLHLKETEFRFNHRHDDLYKVLLKMLRENPLK from the coding sequence ATGGATTTAAAAAACAAGTACCAAAAGTGCAGTAAAATTACCGAGGCCAAATTCCGTCAGATCCTGCGGCTTTTCGCCTTAGATTTGACCGCTTCCGATACCGCCAAACTGACCGGAATCAGTGTCAGAAGCGTCAACAGCCTGTACCTGAAATTGCGCCGGCGTTTGGCTGACGAATGCGGGAGGCAGGCACCTTTATACGGCATTGTAGAATTGGACGAATCCTATTTTGGTGCCAAACGTATCAGGGGCAAACGCGGGCGCGGTGCGGGTGGGAAAACTATCGTTTTCGGCATTTTGAAACGTGGGGACAAGGTTTATACCGAGATTGTTCCCGATGCTTCCAAAGCGACGCTGCAAAAGGTCATTAGAGGTCGTGTCGGTATCGAGAGCGTCATCAATACCGACGGTTGGCGCGGTTATCAGGGATTGGTTGACATGGGTTTTGCCAAACATTTCAGGGTACATCATGGTGACAATGAGTTTGTCCGCGGTACGCGGCATATTAACGATATTGAATCTTTTTGGAGCTACGCCAAGCATCGCTTGGTGCAATTTAACGGGGTGCCGAAGCATACCTTTTACCTGCATTTAAAAGAAACCGAGTTCCGCTTCAACCACCGGCATGATGATCTGTATAAAGTGCTATTGAAAATGTTGCGGGAAAACCCTTTAAAATGA
- a CDS encoding FAD-binding domain-containing protein codes for MSVPTTLVWFRHDLRTDDQPALQAAARSGRPLLGLYVWPNEGALTAQRRYFIWQSLRDLQARLAECGIPLHVREGNSVQAVAETAAHCRAAEVVCTSDGVGQGALRAALEKQGCRLHSVADGLLQPPFQFIRAPYFNEPAFAAFQVAWQAACVEQYAAWQAPAWPPPDLAAQQQRLPENLKTAGLPVVPRAVLTIPGGETAARRQLAEFLLRLPYYPVLRSLPAQHGSSQLSPHLVFGTLSVRRAWAAASNTPDAAAWHEALARREFWRHYFRQYPDVLQQGLPEHRAAAGQPNEALLAAWQQGITGYPLADAAMRLLRDTGWLPHSLRRFCAAFFCRVLGGRWQDGADWFARQLLDFEPAANSGNWQQAAGLGGKQVERQPFNPVVWSQKLDPDGQFIRRHLPQLAHLDSRRIHAPWLAAAEVNTNGYPSPVADYRAR; via the coding sequence ATGAGCGTGCCCACCACCTTAGTCTGGTTCCGCCACGACCTGCGCACCGACGATCAACCCGCCCTGCAAGCGGCTGCCCGCAGCGGCCGCCCGCTGCTCGGCCTGTATGTGTGGCCGAACGAAGGCGCGCTCACGGCGCAGCGGCGCTATTTTATTTGGCAGAGCCTGCGCGATTTGCAGGCGCGGCTGGCCGAGTGCGGTATTCCGCTGCATGTGCGCGAAGGTAACTCCGTGCAGGCGGTGGCCGAAACGGCGGCACATTGCCGCGCGGCGGAAGTGGTGTGCACAAGCGACGGGGTGGGGCAGGGCGCATTACGCGCCGCGCTGGAAAAGCAGGGCTGCCGCCTGCACAGCGTGGCCGACGGCTTATTGCAGCCGCCCTTCCAATTTATCCGTGCGCCGTATTTTAACGAGCCGGCCTTTGCCGCGTTTCAGGTAGCTTGGCAGGCCGCGTGCGTTGAACAATATGCCGCTTGGCAAGCACCGGCCTGGCCGCCGCCGGATTTGGCCGCGCAGCAGCAAAGGCTACCTGAAAATCTGAAAACCGCCGGGCTGCCAGTTGTGCCCCGCGCCGTGCTGACCATTCCCGGCGGCGAAACCGCCGCCCGGCGGCAGTTGGCCGAGTTTTTGCTGCGCCTGCCGTATTACCCCGTGTTGCGCAGCCTGCCCGCCCAACACGGCAGTTCGCAGCTCTCGCCGCATCTGGTGTTCGGCACGCTGTCGGTGCGCCGGGCGTGGGCAGCCGCTAGCAATACGCCCGATGCCGCTGCCTGGCACGAGGCTTTGGCTCGGCGCGAATTTTGGCGGCATTATTTCCGCCAATATCCCGATGTGTTGCAGCAAGGCCTGCCCGAACACCGCGCCGCAGCCGGGCAGCCCAACGAAGCGCTGCTGGCCGCTTGGCAGCAAGGCATAACCGGCTACCCGCTGGCCGATGCCGCCATGCGCCTGCTGCGCGACACCGGCTGGCTGCCGCACAGCCTGCGCCGTTTCTGCGCCGCCTTTTTCTGCCGCGTGCTGGGCGGCCGCTGGCAGGATGGTGCCGACTGGTTTGCCCGACAACTGCTGGATTTCGAGCCTGCCGCCAACAGCGGCAACTGGCAGCAGGCTGCCGGCTTGGGCGGCAAGCAGGTTGAGCGGCAGCCCTTCAACCCCGTGGTGTGGTCGCAAAAGCTCGATCCCGACGGCCAATTCATCCGCCGCCATCTGCCGCAGTTGGCACACCTCGACAGCCGCCGTATCCACGCCCCGTGGCTGGCCGCAGCCGAAGTGAACACCAACGGCTACCCCTCGCCAGTGGCGGATTATCGGGCGCGCTAG
- the metG gene encoding methionine--tRNA ligase, which yields MTKSPQRKILVTSALPYANGSIHLGHMVEHIQTDVWVRFQKLRGHECHYCCADDTHGTPVMLAAQKQGIAPEDMIAKVREEHLADFTGFHIGYSNYYSTHSPENKQFSQDIYRALKANGKIESRVIEQLFDPEKQMFLPDRFVKGECPKCHAQDQYGDNCEVCGTTYSPTELINPYSAVSGAKPELRESEHFFFKLGECAGYLKEWTSGHNPHDGKPHLQAEALNKMKEWLGEGEETTLSDWDISRDAPYFGFEIPDAPGKYFYVWLDAPVGYMASFKNLCDRIGIDFDEYFKADSQTEMYHFIGKDILYFHALFWPAMLHFSGHRAPTGVYAHGFLTVDGQKMSKSRGTFITAKSYLEQGLNPEWMRYYIAAKLNSKIEDIDLNLQDFISRVNSDLVGKYVNIAARASGFLAKRFEGRLKDVSGSLLLQKLAAESDNIAEQYENREYARALRDIMALADAVNEYVDANKPWELAKQEGQDERLHEVCSELINAFTMLTAYLAPVLPQTAANAARFLNLDAITWANTRETLGEHAINKYEHLMQRVEQKQVDDLIEANKQSIQTTPAPVEDSKYEKVAEQASFDDFMKIDMRVAKVLNCEAVEGSTKLLKFDLNFGFEKRIIFSGIAASYPTPAELNGRMVIAVANFAPRKMAKFGVSEGMILSAATAEGKLRLLDVDAGAQPGDKVG from the coding sequence ATGACCAAATCACCGCAACGCAAAATCCTCGTTACCTCCGCCCTGCCCTATGCCAACGGCAGCATCCACCTCGGCCACATGGTCGAACACATCCAAACCGACGTTTGGGTGCGCTTTCAAAAACTGCGCGGCCACGAGTGCCACTACTGCTGCGCCGACGATACCCACGGCACGCCCGTGATGCTTGCCGCGCAAAAACAAGGCATCGCGCCCGAAGACATGATTGCCAAAGTGCGCGAAGAGCATCTCGCCGACTTCACCGGCTTCCACATCGGCTACAGCAATTATTACAGCACCCATTCCCCTGAAAACAAACAGTTTTCCCAAGACATTTACCGCGCGCTGAAAGCCAACGGCAAAATCGAAAGCCGCGTCATCGAGCAGCTTTTCGACCCCGAAAAACAAATGTTCCTGCCCGACCGCTTCGTCAAAGGCGAATGCCCCAAATGCCACGCCCAAGACCAATACGGCGACAACTGCGAAGTCTGCGGCACGACCTATTCCCCGACCGAACTGATCAACCCGTATTCCGCCGTTTCCGGTGCCAAACCCGAATTGCGCGAATCCGAACACTTCTTCTTCAAACTGGGCGAATGCGCGGGCTACCTGAAAGAATGGACTTCCGGCCACAACCCGCACGACGGCAAGCCCCATCTGCAAGCCGAAGCCCTCAACAAAATGAAAGAATGGTTGGGCGAAGGCGAAGAAACCACCCTGTCCGACTGGGACATCTCCCGCGACGCGCCGTATTTCGGTTTCGAAATCCCCGACGCGCCGGGCAAATACTTCTACGTCTGGCTGGACGCGCCCGTCGGCTACATGGCGTCGTTTAAAAACCTGTGCGACCGCATCGGCATCGATTTCGACGAATACTTCAAAGCCGACAGCCAAACCGAGATGTACCACTTCATCGGCAAAGACATCCTCTATTTCCACGCCCTGTTCTGGCCCGCCATGCTGCATTTCTCCGGCCACCGCGCCCCGACCGGCGTGTACGCACACGGCTTCCTGACCGTGGACGGACAAAAAATGTCCAAATCGCGCGGCACCTTCATCACCGCCAAATCCTATCTGGAACAAGGCCTGAACCCCGAGTGGATGCGTTACTACATCGCTGCCAAACTCAACAGCAAAATCGAAGACATCGATTTGAACCTGCAAGACTTTATCAGCCGCGTCAACAGCGACCTCGTCGGCAAATATGTCAATATCGCCGCCCGCGCATCAGGCTTTCTGGCCAAACGCTTTGAAGGCCGTCTGAAAGACGTTTCAGGTAGCCTGTTATTGCAAAAACTCGCCGCCGAAAGCGACAACATTGCCGAACAATACGAAAACCGCGAATACGCCCGCGCCCTGCGCGACATCATGGCATTGGCGGATGCCGTGAACGAATACGTCGATGCCAACAAACCGTGGGAGCTCGCCAAACAGGAAGGCCAAGACGAACGCCTGCACGAAGTATGCAGCGAACTCATCAACGCCTTCACCATGCTGACCGCCTACCTCGCCCCCGTGTTGCCGCAAACCGCCGCCAACGCCGCGCGTTTCCTCAATCTGGACGCGATTACCTGGGCGAACACGCGCGAAACCTTGGGCGAACACGCCATCAACAAATACGAACATTTAATGCAACGAGTGGAGCAAAAACAAGTGGACGATTTAATCGAAGCCAACAAACAAAGCATTCAGACGACCCCTGCGCCTGTTGAAGACAGCAAATACGAAAAAGTCGCCGAACAGGCGAGCTTCGACGACTTCATGAAAATCGACATGCGCGTCGCCAAAGTATTGAACTGCGAAGCCGTCGAAGGCAGCACCAAACTCCTGAAATTCGACCTCAATTTCGGTTTTGAAAAACGCATCATCTTCTCCGGCATCGCCGCGTCTTATCCCACCCCCGCCGAGCTGAACGGGCGCATGGTCATCGCCGTCGCCAACTTCGCACCGCGCAAAATGGCCAAATTCGGCGTATCCGAAGGCATGATCCTCTCTGCCGCCACCGCCGAGGGCAAACTGAGGCTGCTCGATGTCGATGCCGGCGCACAGCCTGGGGATAAAGTGGGCTAA